CCGGCAGCGTTGATCTGTAACGGCGCCCGCGCCGACCAGCAGGTGCATCGCGGCACCCTGCGCCTGCTGCCAGCCCTGGCCTTGATGTGCGAGCCCGGGGTGCCGACCTTGACGGTGATCGGGCATGTGGTCGACCTGTTTGCCGATGCGGCCCTGCACTACCCCCGCCAGCCTGGCGCCCGCACACCGCGCAGTGTCCGAGGTGGCGGTATGAAACGCCTGTGGCTGGTGCCGCTGCTTTGGGGCAGTGCCGCCCACGGCGCAACCGATGCCGCCACCGATTACCAGCAGCATTGCCAAAGCTGCCACGGCCTCAACCGGGTCGGCAGCAGCGGCCCGGCGTTACTGCCGGAGAGCCTGGGGCGGATCAAGCCGGCCGAGATTCGCCAAGTGATCGAACAAGGCCGCCCGGCCAGCCAGATGGCGGCATTCGCCCCACTGCTGACGGCGCAGCAGATCGACGGCCTGGTGAGCTTCCTGCAACAGCCGCCCGCCACCCCCCGCGACCTGGAGCGAGCAGGATGTACGCAGCAGCCACCGCCAATTGGCCGACCTCAGTCAACTGCCCAGCACGCCGCAGCATCACGCCGATCCGCTGAACCTGTTTGTGGTGGTGGAGTCGGGCGATCATCACATCGACATTCTCGACGGTGATCGCTTTGAAGTGCTCGACCGTTTTGCCTCGCACTTTGCCGTACACGGTGGGCCGAAGTTCTCCCCCGACGGGCGCTTTGTGTACTTTGCTTCGCGCGACGGCTGGATCAGCCTCTATGACCTGCACAACCTCAAGCTGATCGCCGAGATCCGCGCCGGCCTCAATACCCGCAACCTCGCGGTGAGCAAGGATGGCCGCTGGGTGCTGGTGGGCAATTACCTGCCCGGCAACCTGGTGGTGCTGGATGCGCGTGACCTGTCACTGGTCAAGACGCTGCCTACGGGCTCACGGGTCAGCGCGGTGTACACCGCCCCGCCGCGCAACAGTTTTGTGGTTGCCCTCAAGGATGTGAATGAAGTCTGGGAGTTGTCCTATGGGGCGGCCAAACCGGACTTCGAGCCCCGGCGCATCCAGGCCCAGGACGTGCTCGATGACTTTTCCTTTTCCCCCGACTACCGCCAACTGCTCGCCACCTCACGCAAGGCCGGCGGCGGGCAAGTGATTGACCTGGATACCGGGCAGGTAGTGACCGACATTGCACTGGCGGGCATGCCGCACCTGGGCTCGGGCACTTACTGGCAACGCAACGGACAATGGGTGTTTGCCACGCCGAATATCAGCAAGGGGCAGATTTCGGTGCTGGACCTCAAGACCTGGAAACTGATCAAACAGATTCCCACCCTGGGGCCGGGGTTCTTTATGCGCAGCCACGCCAACTCGCGCTATGTATGGAGTGATGTGTTTTTTGGCCCGGACAATGACGCGATCCACTTGATCGACAAACAGACCCTGGAAATCGCCCACACCCTGCGGCCCATGCCGGGCAAGACCGCGGCGCACGTGGAGTTCACTCGGGATGGCCGCTATCTGCTACTGAGCATCTGGGATCGCGAGGGTGCGTTGATCGTGTACGACAGCCAGACTTTGCAGGAGGTCAAGCGCCTGCCCATGAACAAGCCATCGGGCAAGTACAACGTGGGTAACAAGATTGAGTTTGCCGAAGGCACTTCCCATTAACCTGTGGCGATCGGGGCTGTTGTGGCGAGCGGGGCTTGTTGTGGTGAGTGGGGCTTGTTGTGGCGAGCGGGCTTGCTCCCGCGCTGGGCTGCGAAGCAGCCCCAAAACCAGGCAACGAGCAATGCCTGACACACCTCATTGTTCTTGAATGGGGCTGCTTCGCAGCCCAGCGCGGGGCAAGCCCGCTCGCCACACACAGCCGGGCTATGCACCCGCCTCATCGCTGACCTTGACCGCACGCTCGCGCACAAATCCTGGCACAGCATCACCAGGCAGCGCTTTGCTGAAATACCAGCCCTGGATAATCAACTCCGCCCCGACGTCCCCCCTGCCCGACTGTAGAAACGCCAACTGCTCGGCCGTTTCCACGCCCTCCACCACCACGCCCAGGTTCAGTGCTTCACAAAAGCGCAACATGCCGGTCAACACCTGCGCGCCCTTGGGGTCTTGCTGGGCCACCACAAAACTGCGGTCGATCTTGATGAAGTCGACCGGGAACTGGTGCAGGTAACTCAGCGCGGAATACCCTGTGCCGAAGTCGTCGATATAGACCTTGGCACCTATGGTCTGCAGTTTTTCGATCATCTGCCGGGTGACCTGGGTATCGCCCACCAGTGCATCCTCGGTGATTTCCACCGACACCTGGCCGTTGGCCTGGGACAGGATCTGCACCAGTTGCCTGCCGTACGCCGGGGTCATCAGGGTGGCGCTGGAGATATTGATGGTGATGGGCAGCGCAAACCCGACTCTCTGCCACTTCTGGTACTGGCGCACCGCCTGGGAAGCGACCCACAAGTCGACGTCCGGCATCAAGCGGGCCTGGGCCAGCCACTGGAGGAACTCCCAGGGCGAATGCACCTTGCCTGCGCCGTCCCTGGCACGCATCAGGGCTTCGCAGCCGGTGCACAAGCCCGTCAGGGAGGACACCTGGGGTTGGTATTCCAGATAAAACTCGTAGTCGCTGATCTGCTGGATCCTGCTCAAATCAAGGGCCTGGCGTGCCAACGCCTTGTGCGACGCCAGCACCGGGTCCAACTCCAGCAGACGGCCTTTTTCTTCAAGCCCGCGAAAGGTCGTGTCGAATGACTTGAGGTATACGGTCGCGCCCTCCAAGGTCTGCCGGTGGATGGCCCGAATGTAAGGCCCATAGATCAGCGTCCCCACCCCCAGCAGCACCAGTTGCAGCGCCACCGCGGCCAAATCGCCCTGGGTGCTCAGGTAGGCGTTGAGCAGCACCGGCGCGGTAAACGGCACGCTGGCCACCGCCGGCGAGACCCAACCGGCCTGCACCACAAACAACGCCAGCAGGGTGTTGATCACCGGCACGGCTAAAAAGGGAATAAACAGGCGAGGATTGAGGATGATGGGCAAGCCAAACAGCAACACTTCACTGACATTGAACAGCGACAGCGGCAGGCTGGCCACGGCCAGCAGGCGCATGGATTGGCTCCTGGAAAACAGCAGAATCGCCAGCAACAGACACAGCGAACCTCCAGATCCGCCAATAAAGGCAAAGCACCCCAGCAGGCCGCCATTCAACGCGTATCGGATGGGCTCTCCCGCCGTCAGCGCCGCGCCATTGAGCACCACCGCCTGATCCAATGCGTCAAACAGCGGTTGGATCGCATACACGCCATGGATGCCAAAAAACCACAGCAGCGAATTGATCGCAGTGACAAATATCCCGCTGCCATATGGCGACTGCAACGCATCGAGCATCTCCGGGCCCTGGAACTGCACCACATGGGGAACCTGCAACAGCAACGACAACGTCACCACCAGCAGCGACGCGGTGATTGCCCCCGGTACCACCATGTTGATGGTGCCCTTGAGGTTGTGCCCCACCAGGTCCTGATTGACCAGGCGGGTCCATCGGTAACGATGTAGCCAGGCAATCATCGGGACATTGATCAGCGGCGAGGCAATGGCTATGAACAAGATAAAAGTCGCCGACGCACGGGGGTAGTCGCGCAGGACAAAGGTGGCGATGACTACATGCGCCAGGCACAGGAAGGCCACTGGCAACTGGGGTAAACGGTGCTGGATCGCCAACATATAGCCGATGGAAGCCGCGACCAGCAGCGGGATCACGGAGCTGATCTTGGCATGCAGACCCGCCAGGAATGCCACCACCGGCGGTGGGAAATCAAGGATTCGGGCACATTCGGACAACAGCAGAAAACCTGCCGAAACCAGCAGGCACGGCAGGATCCATAACAGGCCCTCACGGATGGCCCGTAGCGACTCCGTGCTCGCCAGGGCCGCCAGGCGTTGGGTGAAAAAGAGCTTGAACAGCGTTTGCGCCATGACTGTCTCCTTGCACCCTTCCTGGCCTTGAGGCCGCTTGACCGGGGGCAGCGCCTCAATCGGAGTGTTCAACGTGGCTTAACGCTACACGTCCAGGCACCGAGAATGAAAGGTTTTTGCCCCGCCTGGCCACGATAAATCGTCCAGCAGTACCTAAAGGAGCACTGGCAAGGGTGAAATTTCTTACGCTTTTTGAAACAATAGCCGGCTTAAGGGCAGTACTGCCCGTGGGCGCGCCAGCGATTGTCGGAACCAATGGTCACCCACACAGGTCTTGAGCTGAACAGGTCTATCGACCCACAAGCCCGTATCGAATGACTCGATCCGCAGACCACTTTCACAGGCGCGGGTGTCGGTACACCGACAGACCCAGCACTCTCAGGGAGATGTATTGAACATGCAACGCAGGATCTCAAATCGCGCACGACCTCTGGCTTTCACTGTAGTGCTCTGGTTGTGTGGGGTCGCCGTACTGTTTTTGATCAAGGCCGCCGTCGAAGCCGTCGAAGGGCCTATCAGCAAAACCTGGGTCGATTTGACACTCGTACTCGCCGCCTACCTGTTCTTTTTCATGCTGGACCCACTGCAACAGTGGACGGCCAATCGCCTGCGCAAACGCGCCCGCCGCAAGAGCCGCTACGAACAAGCTTCGTCCTGACATCCTGCAACCTGTACGCCTGGAGTAACCCCGTGTCTGAACCTGGCGAAAACCATCGGCTGGCCCTGGATATCTTTTTGAGCCAGCATCCCCAGTTGCGCGCCGAACTGGACACCCTGAACCCTCTGGCCGCCCAGGCCAAGCGCGAAACCATGGCGCAATACCGTGCCGAGCGCCTGCACGAAGCCTTTGAAGCCGAGGCAGAGGCGCGCAACCTGTTTGCCTGGGAACTGACGCTGCAACTGATCAGCCCTTCGCCCCAGGAGTTCGAAGCCAGGCGCCTGGAGGTGCACCGGGAAGTGGCCCAGATGGCGGGCCTGGAGTGGACTGAGTATTGTCAGTTGCATGGCCTGGCTGAGCGTTCCCCTTAACGGGCACGGGCAGCGAACCAGCGGCCCACCACCGAGTGTTCACACTGCATGGCTGCCTGCAACTCGTCGGTGGTGATGGTTCGATGCTGTGGGTCGACACTGAGCGCCATCCTCAACGCCGGCCAGCAACGCCGTGGCAGTTGTCGAGGAGGCTCCAATCGCTCCCCTGGCGCACCACGTCCGCCCCGCGCCAGGTCGTACAGCAAGCACGCTGCGCCATAGAGCTCAGTACTGGCTGACAGCGGCGCTCCGTCCAGCAGTTCCGGTGCGGCGTAGGCCGGCGTCCAGGCACTGAAACGCCGCGGATTCAAGGCGGCCAGCTCGGTCAACGGCGGTGCCATCGCTTGGGCCAGGCCGAAGTCAAACAGGCGCACCCCGTCATCCACCAACATGACATTGCTTGGCTTCACATCGCCGTGCAGCACCCCTTGTCGATGGATATGACCCAGCGCACCCAGCAGCCCCCCTGCAATAGGCCGCAATTGCTGCCAGGGCACCCCGCGCGGACAGTCGAGCAACAACTGGTCCAGGGTCATGCCACTCATCAACTCCATGGTGAAGAACGCCACCTCACCAACAGAGTCCACATCAAAGGCAAACACCCGCACCACGTGCTCGTGTCGTAGGTAGCGGGTCAGGGAAAATTCGCTGTAGAGCAGCAGGTGAGCGTCCTGTGACTGGGCAAGGTTTTCACCGAGGACCTTGAGCGCCACCCGGGACCTCGGCTCACCGAATTGCTCATGGAGCAAGTCGCGGGCGCGGTACACGATGCCCATGCCGCCAACCCCCGAGCACCCGCTCAAGACGATAGCGACCGGCCAGTAACGCAGGCATTGAGGTTCTGGCGCCGGACGGATCGCTGGACAGGGGTTGTCTTGCGATCATGGCTTTACAACCACAGCCGTCAGATTATCCCGAGCTTCACCGCGCAGGACCCCATCAAACAAACGATCCAGCATTGACTCAGGGGTTGCCAGGCTCAATGCCTGCCCCAGTTCGGCATGGCTTAGCGCCTGGTACAAACCGTCACTGCACAGCAGGAATACATCGCCTGGGTTACGGGTGAGTTCCAACACCTCCAGCGCCACCGGCTCATCGGCACCGATGGCGCGGGTCAAGGCGTTCGCCGCCGGATGGGCGCGGGCCTGTGCAGGGCTCAACTGCTGCTCGACCCTCAGTTGCTCTTGCAGCGAATGGTCGCGCGACAATTGGTACAACGTGCGTTCGCGCCATAGGTAGCAGCGGCTGTCCCCGGCCCAGATGCAGACTGCACGGTCCCCCTCCAGCAACAGCACCACCACCGTACTGCCCATGGTGCAATCCACATTCGGGCTGGTTACGGTGATCTCCTGGCGCAAGCGTCGGTCAAGCCATTGCAGGCAACGCCTGACCCGCTTGATCCGAACGTCGAGGCCGCCGCCACAGGGTAGCGAAGCCAGGCTATCAACCACCCACCGGCTGGCAACATCCCCGGCGCGATGGCCACCCATGCCATCGGCCACCGCCCAACAGCCCATCTGCGGTTGATCGAGAAACGCATCCTCGTTACGCGACCTGAGCTTGCCACGATCGGTACGCCCTGCACTGCGACAGGTACCTAGCCACGCGCTCACAGTTGCTCCGGTATACGAAAGGTGCGCCACGCGGCCATTTCAAATGGGTTCGGCGTGCGCTGGCTGGTCAGCAGGTAATTGGCGCGCAGGCCGCCGATATCGGCCTTGAGCAACCGCGCATCACGTCCACTTGACGCCTCCCCTTGCAGCACGTCGAACAGGCGGAACAGGGACCATGGCCCGGTGTTTTTTTCGATGCCCATTGGCCGTTGCGCCATGCCTTCGAGCACCAGGCTGCTGCGACCATCCTCGATGGCGCTCGGCCACTGGAACAGCATCGGTACGATCGGCCCGTGGCGGTACTCCATCTGCTGGTCACCAAAGCGCAGGATCGCTCGGCTGACCGTGGGATCCAGGCTGTAGGGCGCCAGGGTAAAGCGCACCCCTGGTTCACTCGGGTCATCGGCAAAGAATGCCTGGCGGATGGTGCGCGCCTTTGCCAGTTGCTCCAACAACGCCCGTGACATCGGCAAGCTGCGGCCATCCAGACTACGCAGTCGATAGCGCTGGCCATCGCCAATCACAAAAGGCCGCAGATCCTCATCCAGGAACCGCGCCATCAACCCCTGAGGCTTGAAAAATTCGCGGAAATCATTGAGCGCCACGTCGCTGCTGGCGTGGGCACTGAACGGATAGCGCTGTTTGATCGCCGACGAATAGAACCCATACACCTCACTCTGATAACGCCGATTGAGATGACGATAGGCATCGTCGAGCACCAGGCGCCAACTGTCGTCGGCCATGTCGGCCAGCCAGCTGTTGAGGGGTGCGGGCAGGCGTTCGGTGGCATTGCGCAGGTTGCCCAGCGCGTCCTGTTGCCCCTGCATACGCCGCTTGACCATCTCAAAGGCCGCCCGCTCGGGCTGGCTTTCCCGCCCAAGGGCGGCCAACTGCAACTGCAGCTGGTTGAGGGTTTGCAGCATCTGGGACAACGCAGGCCCCGGATTGTCCTGCTCATCGAGCAAGTGATGCAGCGCTTCAAAGCGTCGCTGCAGTGCGCGCTGTGCGCTGTCGGGCACCCGTTGCGCAACACTGTCCATGGCGGCCTGGGCCACTGGCGAGCCCGTTTGGAGCGCTTCCAGGCGCTCGAGCGGGCTGGCAAAGCGTGTGTTTTCTCTGACTTGCTGCAGTAACTGCAATAACGGCGAACGCGCTGACGTCAGGCTCGCCAACTGCCCGGCAACCTGTCGGGAGCTATCGTTTTGCTGCAAGCGTACCTGGGCCAATGCGGCGCTCCAGGCTTGGGCGTAGTCGCTGAAATAGTGTTGCTCCAACTCGACCATCAACTGGCGCAAGCCCGTTGCACTCAGTTGCGTGCCCTCCCCCAGTACCCAGTTGTCGCGCACGATGGTATCGACCATCCGGCTACCCTGTACCGCAAAGAACTGACGGTAGCCGTGCTGAGTGAAGAAGCCCGGGATCGGCTGGTCGATGCCGGAGAATACTTGCTCATGCGGGTCCAGATGCTGGGTGAAACGATAAGGCTCAAGCTCGGCGCCCTGCTCACGCAGCAGGCGGTAGACCACGCCAGCCAGGGGTTGCGTTTTCAAGACTTGGCGGGCATCGGCGACCAGTGTTTCGTCAAGCGGCCGCACAAAGGGTTGTTCGAGCAATTGCGCGAAATGTGCGTTCAACCGCTTCTGCAACCCGGGGTCCGCCGGGTAGCGCGCCGACCACAGCCCGGCAACTCGATCCATCAACCAGGAGTTGTCGCGGTGCTCGGGCAAGTTGAGCATCAGGTACGCCCGCAGGCTGAGGAGTAGTTGCTGGCGGTCATGCACGCTGCTGCGTACTTGGTCCTCCAGCATTTCGCTGACCTGTGCCAGCAGGTGTTGCAGCAATATCTGCTGGTAGGCCGTCTCCAGCACCGGGCGACTCATATCGCCCTGGTACAGACCCGCGAACTGCCACCAACCCGTGCCTCGCGGCGCAGCAAAAACCTGGGTGGCGGCCATTCGACTGTCCAGTAGCGCAACCATCTCCAGGGTCCGGTCTTCTGCCGCTTGCGCGGGAACGGGCGACCGCGCCAACTCGCGCAGTTGCTCCAGCCGATGATGGTTCTGCGAATAGCTGTACATCCACAATGAACCCATGCCGCCAAGCACCAGTAATGCGGCCAGCGCCAAGCCTCGCTGGCGCCGACGGATGTGCACCCGCTCCCGGTGGTCCAGGCCGGCCAGGTCGACTTCACCGAACACCACCTGCCTGAACAGTCCCTGAATAAACCGTGGACGGCTGTGTACCGCGTTGCCGGAGCTGGTCAAGTAGAACCCGCGCAATGCATTGACGCGCTGGTAGCGATGAGCAGAAAACGCCAGTTCGATAAACAGGCACAGCCGTTCACCGATCTGCGCCACCTGCCGGGGAAAGTCCAACATAAGGCCCCGGCGCTCGCCATTGCGCTCCAGGTGCAGGCGCCGGATAAGGTCCGCGCTCAGGCGCTGCAGCAGGGCCTCAAAGGCCTGGCGCACTTCGGCAACATCAGTCCCGGCCTTGGCGGGTACGATGTGCTCGCCCCACAGGTCATCACTGGCATGCCCTTGCGCCTGCTCGAAGAACTCGGCAAAGCCGGGCAAATGATCCGCCTGCGTCAGCACCAGATACACCGGCAACTCTACATGCAAGGTCTGCTGCAGATCGTGAAGGCGACTGTTGAATTGGCGCGCAGCAACACTCAGTTCCTGCTCGCTGCCATTGAGCAGGCTATCGATCGATAGCGTCAGCAGCACGCCACTGAGCGGGCGCGCACGACGTCGGGCTTTCAACAGGTTCAACAGGGTTGCCCAACCACCGCTATCAACCTCACTGTCAGCATGTGTCAGGTAGCGCGCCGGGGTTTCGATCAATACCCCCTCCTCGGCCAAGTACCACTCGCAATGACGTATCCCGCCCGCCACATGGGGGGCACCGGAGTCAGCACGATCCAATGGCAGTTGTAGCCCGCTGGCCTCTAGCAGCCGTGTCTTGCCGCTGGCGCTGCATCCCATCACTAAATGCCAGGGCAGCTCACTGCGCCAGCGTTCGCTGCGCTTGCCATAGCGACGCGAGGTCTTGAGGGCGTGCAGCGCCTCCTTGAAACGGCCACGCACGTTATTGTGTTCATGCTCCATAAGCCCCTTGCGCTGTTTGGCCGGTGCCTCGCCCGGGCCGGCATCGACAGGCTGTTGCCCAGGGTCGTGCCGCCTGACAAAGACCATCAGTAACCCCCAGGCCAGGAACAATCCACTGATGGTCAGCAAGCGCGAAGTCGCGCCCAGCCAGAAACGCTTGTCAGCGACCGCCAGCAACGGCCCCGCCCACCACACGATGCACGCCAGCAACAACACCAGCAGCAGGCTCCAAACCCAGGTCAGACCCAGGGTAGCCGCCAGCTTTTTGAATAGACTTTTCATTGATTGCTCCCTGCGTTACAGCGGTGTCCGGATGATGTCCGTGGTGTTCGGCAGATAGGGCTGGAGCACGCTCTCGCGCTGCTCTCCAAGCACCCAGGCGAACCCCGCGTACAGAATGACCAGGCCCATCACGACAAAGCCCCAGACCCAGGTCGCCGAAACAATGCGCATCGCCTTCCGAGGTTTGCGTGTGGGCGATTGCCGAGCCCCAGAGGCCAGTGGCGCGTCCCCGCGCACATGGTTGATCTGTCGGTACAAGGCGTCACGAATGCCGTCCAATTGCAGCAGGCCACGCTCCATCACCCGGTATTTGCCTTCAAAGCCCAGCGCCAGGCACAAGTACATCAACTCCAGCATCGCCAGGTGCTTGATCGGATCCCTGGACAGTCGCTCAAGCAGCTCGAAGAATTTTTCGCCGCCAAAGGTTTCGTTGTGGAAGCGGCTCAACAGGCTTATTTGCGACCAGTCGCTCTGGCTGCCCCATGCCGTGGTGACCACCGCCTCGTCTATTACGCTGCACAACACATAGCGCGCCGCCATGATCTGGCTATCGAGGATTGCCTCGTGGCGGGCCTGGTTTTCGAAGCGCGTAATGCCCGCAGACAACCGCTCATTAAGGGCATGCAGGCCTTCACGGGCTGGGCTGCCCTTGAGTCGAACCACTTCCGACAACAGCTCCCAGGCCAACGTCACCAGCGGGTTGAGGCCAAGCCTGAAGTGCTGTGCGCCGTGCAAGTGAGCGGCATAGATCATTCGGTCCTCAAGCTGTTCAAAGCGTGGCGGCGCCTCGAAATCGGTCATGGCGCCCTGCGCCGGGCCGAATCCCTGACGATCCAGCAGGACCGTCCTGTCATCCTGCGGGTATGCATTTTCCGTCGTCATCGGTTCAGTTCCTGATAGCCCAGAATTTCAATTCAAGATCGGCAAACTCACCACTGACATGGAAGGCGAATCCACCTGAATGCTCCAACTGCTCCAGGTCACGGGCACTGAGTTCGAGCATGAAATAGGTTTTCTCGGCATGGAACGGGATCTGCCGTGGGGCCACGGCCATCGGTTTGACGTGAATGCCCGCCAGGTGCAGGTTGACCAACTCGCGAATCCGCTCCACCGGCCCGACTTTCAGGTGTGCCGGCAGCCGCAGCCGCAATACCTCCGAATCGCACTGAGCACTGACAGCCAGGATGAAGGTTGCCGAGCCCAGCAGGTTCAGGTCATTGACCGGGCACACCAGCACGCCGTACTGACGGGGCTGCAGTACCAGTTCGATGGCGTGTTGCTCCAGCACCATCGACAGGACCGAACGAATCTCGGCCATCAGTTCACCAAAGCTCGGCCCCTGGTCGCTATGTCGGTAGCGCCCTTCAAAACAGGTGCGCTTTGTCGCGTTGGAAAATGTCGAAAGCTCTCCCAGCAATCCAAGCAACGCCTGATACAGCGCGTCGGGGCCAAAGCGTGGTTGGTCCAGGCAGTGTCGCAGCGTCAACTCCGTACGGTTGATCAACTGCAACATCAGAAAATCCCCCATCTCGGCCCCGGCTGCCTGGCCTGCGCTGCGCAAGCGTGCGGCAATCGCATCACCGCGAAATGCCAATAGGCTGACCACCTCCTTGAGGCAAGACAACAAAAAGGGCGAGCCATGCAGGTGCATGAATGTCGGGGAGAACGTG
The Pseudomonas hygromyciniae genome window above contains:
- a CDS encoding PTS sugar transporter subunit IIC/EAL domain-containing protein, which gives rise to MAQTLFKLFFTQRLAALASTESLRAIREGLLWILPCLLVSAGFLLLSECARILDFPPPVVAFLAGLHAKISSVIPLLVAASIGYMLAIQHRLPQLPVAFLCLAHVVIATFVLRDYPRASATFILFIAIASPLINVPMIAWLHRYRWTRLVNQDLVGHNLKGTINMVVPGAITASLLVVTLSLLLQVPHVVQFQGPEMLDALQSPYGSGIFVTAINSLLWFFGIHGVYAIQPLFDALDQAVVLNGAALTAGEPIRYALNGGLLGCFAFIGGSGGSLCLLLAILLFSRSQSMRLLAVASLPLSLFNVSEVLLFGLPIILNPRLFIPFLAVPVINTLLALFVVQAGWVSPAVASVPFTAPVLLNAYLSTQGDLAAVALQLVLLGVGTLIYGPYIRAIHRQTLEGATVYLKSFDTTFRGLEEKGRLLELDPVLASHKALARQALDLSRIQQISDYEFYLEYQPQVSSLTGLCTGCEALMRARDGAGKVHSPWEFLQWLAQARLMPDVDLWVASQAVRQYQKWQRVGFALPITINISSATLMTPAYGRQLVQILSQANGQVSVEITEDALVGDTQVTRQMIEKLQTIGAKVYIDDFGTGYSALSYLHQFPVDFIKIDRSFVVAQQDPKGAQVLTGMLRFCEALNLGVVVEGVETAEQLAFLQSGRGDVGAELIIQGWYFSKALPGDAVPGFVRERAVKVSDEAGA
- the tssM gene encoding type VI secretion system membrane subunit TssM, whose amino-acid sequence is MKSLFKKLAATLGLTWVWSLLLVLLLACIVWWAGPLLAVADKRFWLGATSRLLTISGLFLAWGLLMVFVRRHDPGQQPVDAGPGEAPAKQRKGLMEHEHNNVRGRFKEALHALKTSRRYGKRSERWRSELPWHLVMGCSASGKTRLLEASGLQLPLDRADSGAPHVAGGIRHCEWYLAEEGVLIETPARYLTHADSEVDSGGWATLLNLLKARRRARPLSGVLLTLSIDSLLNGSEQELSVAARQFNSRLHDLQQTLHVELPVYLVLTQADHLPGFAEFFEQAQGHASDDLWGEHIVPAKAGTDVAEVRQAFEALLQRLSADLIRRLHLERNGERRGLMLDFPRQVAQIGERLCLFIELAFSAHRYQRVNALRGFYLTSSGNAVHSRPRFIQGLFRQVVFGEVDLAGLDHRERVHIRRRQRGLALAALLVLGGMGSLWMYSYSQNHHRLEQLRELARSPVPAQAAEDRTLEMVALLDSRMAATQVFAAPRGTGWWQFAGLYQGDMSRPVLETAYQQILLQHLLAQVSEMLEDQVRSSVHDRQQLLLSLRAYLMLNLPEHRDNSWLMDRVAGLWSARYPADPGLQKRLNAHFAQLLEQPFVRPLDETLVADARQVLKTQPLAGVVYRLLREQGAELEPYRFTQHLDPHEQVFSGIDQPIPGFFTQHGYRQFFAVQGSRMVDTIVRDNWVLGEGTQLSATGLRQLMVELEQHYFSDYAQAWSAALAQVRLQQNDSSRQVAGQLASLTSARSPLLQLLQQVRENTRFASPLERLEALQTGSPVAQAAMDSVAQRVPDSAQRALQRRFEALHHLLDEQDNPGPALSQMLQTLNQLQLQLAALGRESQPERAAFEMVKRRMQGQQDALGNLRNATERLPAPLNSWLADMADDSWRLVLDDAYRHLNRRYQSEVYGFYSSAIKQRYPFSAHASSDVALNDFREFFKPQGLMARFLDEDLRPFVIGDGQRYRLRSLDGRSLPMSRALLEQLAKARTIRQAFFADDPSEPGVRFTLAPYSLDPTVSRAILRFGDQQMEYRHGPIVPMLFQWPSAIEDGRSSLVLEGMAQRPMGIEKNTGPWSLFRLFDVLQGEASSGRDARLLKADIGGLRANYLLTSQRTPNPFEMAAWRTFRIPEQL
- the icmH gene encoding type IVB secretion system protein IcmH/DotU, encoding MTTENAYPQDDRTVLLDRQGFGPAQGAMTDFEAPPRFEQLEDRMIYAAHLHGAQHFRLGLNPLVTLAWELLSEVVRLKGSPAREGLHALNERLSAGITRFENQARHEAILDSQIMAARYVLCSVIDEAVVTTAWGSQSDWSQISLLSRFHNETFGGEKFFELLERLSRDPIKHLAMLELMYLCLALGFEGKYRVMERGLLQLDGIRDALYRQINHVRGDAPLASGARQSPTRKPRKAMRIVSATWVWGFVVMGLVILYAGFAWVLGEQRESVLQPYLPNTTDIIRTPL
- a CDS encoding DUF6388 family protein, with the translated sequence MSEPGENHRLALDIFLSQHPQLRAELDTLNPLAAQAKRETMAQYRAERLHEAFEAEAEARNLFAWELTLQLISPSPQEFEARRLEVHREVAQMAGLEWTEYCQLHGLAERSP
- a CDS encoding PP2C family protein-serine/threonine phosphatase, with protein sequence MSAWLGTCRSAGRTDRGKLRSRNEDAFLDQPQMGCWAVADGMGGHRAGDVASRWVVDSLASLPCGGGLDVRIKRVRRCLQWLDRRLRQEITVTSPNVDCTMGSTVVVLLLEGDRAVCIWAGDSRCYLWRERTLYQLSRDHSLQEQLRVEQQLSPAQARAHPAANALTRAIGADEPVALEVLELTRNPGDVFLLCSDGLYQALSHAELGQALSLATPESMLDRLFDGVLRGEARDNLTAVVVKP
- the tssK gene encoding type VI secretion system baseplate subunit TssK; translated protein: MLIDKVIWQEGMLLRPQHLQHNDRYYHQQLTRRSQLSQGYAWGFLTLEIDPQYLDMGKVVVNQASGVLPDGTLFDMASPLVMQIPANSPSQAVYLALPMLTGNAAEVRDPAQTDVLARYTTYEVEVADANAGEDTRCAISCARADFRLLLGDDHEIQTYVRLKVAQVLDCNAQGVVQLDSTFSPTFMHLHGSPFLLSCLKEVVSLLAFRGDAIAARLRSAGQAAGAEMGDFLMLQLINRTELTLRHCLDQPRFGPDALYQALLGLLGELSTFSNATKRTCFEGRYRHSDQGPSFGELMAEIRSVLSMVLEQHAIELVLQPRQYGVLVCPVNDLNLLGSATFILAVSAQCDSEVLRLRLPAHLKVGPVERIRELVNLHLAGIHVKPMAVAPRQIPFHAEKTYFMLELSARDLEQLEHSGGFAFHVSGEFADLELKFWAIRN